Within Dysgonomonas sp. HDW5A, the genomic segment TTATATATTATAATACGGATACTCCCATACTTTTGAGAAAGTATGGGAGTATCTTTTTTAAGCTCATAAGCATTCTAAAAAAGCACAGAGGAATATAGCTGTTCTATAATATGAGAATCTCAGATAGTTAAAAATGTTATTTTTATAGTCAAAATCTTTGTTTACTAAACTTTTATGATCGAATTGATGTTATACTTTCAAAGCCTTTAAATAGCTTATTTAATTTATCTAATAGCTATTTCGGATGAGGTTGAGTTATTACTTTGAAAAAATAGCAATATTAGCGAAGCTATTTGAGCTAGAGAGTCGTTTTTTATATTCTTTCTTTACAGTTTATCTTTATTAGAAGTTTAGTTTCTTTAAATAGTTGTTTATCTGATAGTTTTGTTAATTTAGTTTAGTGTTCTATAAAGATGTTTAGTTTGTGTGTTTATCAAATTATACAATATTATAAAGCTATATTATTGTATATTTAGTTGTTTATTATAGAAAAAGGAGCTAACTAACTTAGCTCCTTTTGTTTATTATGTATACGTCTTATATCTGAATAGATAAAATGACAGAATCCTCATAAGCCTATCGATTCTCTAAGAAAATCAATAGATTCAAAAATATCTTCTTTAGTTGCTGTTTGATTCAATAAACATTGACCAATGTCAGATAATAGAGTAAAATTGATTTCATCGGCAGAAGCATTTTTCTTATCATGCTTCATCAATTCATACAGAGCTTCGTATTCATCACAACCGAAATAAAATGTGCCATAATTCTCTTTGATGAAGGTTAAGGTTTGCCATAATTTATCTTTAGGAAAGCCACATTTTTTATGAGATAAATATAACTCACAGATAATTCCCCATGCTACAGCGTATCCATGTTGCATAGGTTGTTTCATGGTGTATGATAAACTTTCGAAAGCATGTCCTATAGTGTGCCCTAAGTTTAAAGACTTACGAATATTCTTTTCAAAAGGATCTTTTTCAACAATATCTTCTTTTACTTCAACCGATTCTACAACTAATTCTTTCAGAAGAAGGTAATCGATAGTATGTGTGTCGAATTTTAAAAGTTTCGCCCAGGTTGTTTCGTTCGAGATTAACCCATGCTTAAGCATTTCAGCATAGCCCGATAAGAAATTGGCATGATCTAGTGATTTGAAGAATACAGAGTCTATCAATACAGTTTCAGCAGGGGCAAAGGCTCCTATTTCATTCTTTAGACCATTGAAGTTGATACCGGTTTTCCCTCCCACAGCAGCGTCTACGGCTCCAAGTAGAGTAGTGGGTACATTTACGCACTTTATACCGCGTTTAAAACTTGCAGCAGCAAATCCACCAATGTCAGTAACCATTCCTCCTCCTAAGTTAATAAGAAGCGAATGACGGGTTGCACCGTTGTTGCATAGAAAAGCCCAGATTGTAGACAGGCTTTCCAGATTTTTATTATTATCTCCGGCTTCTATTGTGATTTTTCCGGCATTCTTTATCTCATCCAAATTATTGATCAGATGAAAACAAAGTGCTTCTGAATTCTTATCTGTAAGAATAAATAATTTATCA encodes:
- the aroB gene encoding 3-dehydroquinate synthase; the encoded protein is MQKVIKSTDLKTDLENILSAIPHDKLFILTDKNSEALCFHLINNLDEIKNAGKITIEAGDNNKNLESLSTIWAFLCNNGATRHSLLINLGGGMVTDIGGFAAASFKRGIKCVNVPTTLLGAVDAAVGGKTGINFNGLKNEIGAFAPAETVLIDSVFFKSLDHANFLSGYAEMLKHGLISNETTWAKLLKFDTHTIDYLLLKELVVESVEVKEDIVEKDPFEKNIRKSLNLGHTIGHAFESLSYTMKQPMQHGYAVAWGIICELYLSHKKCGFPKDKLWQTLTFIKENYGTFYFGCDEYEALYELMKHDKKNASADEINFTLLSDIGQCLLNQTATKEDIFESIDFLRESIGL